The genomic segment TGGGAGTTTTGGCTTTGTCTACAAAGGAATTCTTAGAAGTGGGGCTGCTATTGCATTTAGAGTGTTCAATATGCAACTAGAAGTGGCATTCAAGAGTTTTGACATAGAATGTGAATTTTACGCAGCCTGGGCCATAGAAATCTAGTAAAAGTCGTCACTAGTTGTTCCAACCTTGATTTTAAGGCTTTAGTGCTTGAGTATATGCCTAATAAGAGTCTTGAGAAGTGTTTGTATTCGCATAGCTACTTCTTAAACATCATGCAGTGACTAAGCATAATGATAGATGTGgcttgtgcgttggaatatctCCACCATGGGTGCTCAATGCCCGTGATTCATTGTGTCTTGTTGGATGAGGATATGGTTTCCACCTAAGCGACTTTGGCATTTCAAAATTGCTTGGTGAAGATGAGATTGATTTATACACTAAAACATTAGCAACGTCAGGTTATATTGCATCGGGTATGTCTCTTGATTATGCTTTGAACATTGatactctcttctttttttcaccaAGAATTACATCTTTAAACTAATTGTTTGATTGTAGAGTATGGACAGGAAGGATTGATGTCAACAAAATGTGATTTCTATAGTTTTGGGATCATGTTAATGGAAACATTTACAAGGAGAAAGCCTAATGATGAAATGTTCGAGGGAGATCTTAGCTTTAAGCAATGGGTGAGTAATTCACTCCCAGAGGCAGTAATGGATGTTGTAGATGCTAACTTGGTAACACCAATTGATAATTACTTGAAGTTAGATTGTGTGGCATCGATCATGAAACTGGCATTAGATTGTTGTGTTGAATCTCCTGCAAGACGAACAAACATGAAAGATGTTGTAAGGATGCTACAGAAGATCAGGGTTCAACTTCTCGCATGTTGAACATGTTCTTGGAAACTCTTGTTCCAAATTACTTGTTTTGTTGCAAATGTTTGTTAAATTGTTGTATTGATGTGAagaatgtattttattttagcacttttgaaa from the Lycium ferocissimum isolate CSIRO_LF1 chromosome 11, AGI_CSIRO_Lferr_CH_V1, whole genome shotgun sequence genome contains:
- the LOC132038102 gene encoding receptor kinase-like protein Xa21; translated protein: MEFLNDYDISIMYHPVKANVVNDALSHKAVSMGSLALLIVSKRPLALEVQTLPNSFDLLDISTLGLADPLSIATRGRISCYELLQATDVLSESNLIGSGSFGFVYKGILRSGAAIAFRVFNMQLEVAFKRYGFHLSDFGISKLLGEDEIDLYTKTLATSGYIASEYGQEGLMSTKCDFYSFGIMLMETFTRRKPNDEMFEGDLSFKQWVSNSLPEAVMDVVDANLVTPIDNYLKLDCVASIMKLALDCCVESPARRTNMKDVVRMLQKIRVQLLAC